CAGCAAACAAAAAACTTCGTGAGGTATGGCAAGGTTGACGAAAAATCAGAAGAAAGCCGTTGAGAAGATAGAGCCGGGAAAAGCCTACAAACTCACGGAAGCCGCCGAACTTCTGAAGGAAATTACCTTCACA
This DNA window, taken from Bacteroidales bacterium, encodes the following:
- a CDS encoding 50S ribosomal protein L1; this encodes MARLTKNQKKAVEKIEPGKAYKLTEAAELLKEITFT